One segment of Desulfonatronum thioautotrophicum DNA contains the following:
- a CDS encoding gamma-glutamylcyclotransferase family protein — MQSVSGCRLPRASGILEGYCRRAVKRQVYPALVPDAHCSVEGIVYFDVPPDAWHRLDLFEGDMYFRKVVQVSLGDGDRTSAQTYVAKPQYLGHLEDVEWDQEAFLSSGKTTFEKEYIGFRSLP, encoded by the coding sequence ATGCAATCGGTATCAGGGTGCCGTCTGCCAAGGGCATCCGGGATTTTAGAGGGATATTGCCGCAGAGCGGTCAAGCGCCAAGTCTACCCAGCCCTCGTGCCCGACGCCCATTGCAGCGTTGAAGGCATTGTCTATTTCGATGTTCCACCTGATGCGTGGCATCGCCTTGATCTGTTCGAAGGCGATATGTATTTCCGCAAGGTGGTTCAAGTCTCTCTGGGAGATGGTGATCGGACATCAGCCCAAACATATGTGGCAAAACCGCAGTACTTGGGGCATCTTGAAGATGTCGAATGGGACCAAGAGGCCTTCCTGTCCAGTGGAAAAACGACCTTTGAAAAAGAGTACATCGGTTTTCGGTCGCTGCCATGA